In Musa acuminata AAA Group cultivar baxijiao chromosome BXJ2-10, Cavendish_Baxijiao_AAA, whole genome shotgun sequence, a genomic segment contains:
- the LOC135624863 gene encoding uncharacterized protein LOC135624863 — MAEEGGEETKVRVVRCPNCSGLLPELANLSVYRCGGCGATLQVERPVSVSEALPEQSERVNVKYLEVRENSAEKKRVVLDAKSETDREGNGAESMRQKDVGPKRAESSHGISASETEQTIVSKEDHSFRLEDSAKGCVAQTNSDDCQHEAILPVGNLGENAEALNKANLHEGDKTKQSVDMFFCAQQAQVQKGEENLNPKAFKAEIKRYPDEGPSDYHQNSRRVCTDGDCDRKQNGAGAGRDQDQAELLRMIDKLRNQVQRTCEVSSKQKLSATVDRMTACANRFPDSSWSLNRNPSCRPATLQDHNGNMLGLNDMPGLGDPLARRRAPFQLGGEYPQRLPDNYLNGHFDPDPIMTYNQEAFYHKPACSCARCYRRQFSVLARGPPTTFGHQRVPCFVNNHKLHPVDAPSIFGSRSYNSRFRNASFHLHEPQAYQRAMFSKNVGRSCQPFAGAAPFMVCCNCFELLELPAKLLFSRKKKFNLRCGACSMVILVQRDGSRLVASGLAPTSSLSSKNNDIGCSSGDCVQSTDEKLVLPYIVTSSDNEMIERAHGLKNLDESEKMKGPSSSVTMSEHVDILDNIFSQDVPTSSDIPLEPQVISRVPSLPIRKHLGSSLSDQANDASGTGSCSRHSEQDKNTPSSSKFRQNSVKDVTMATEMDMSVNEFPNANSSHDYSNIISEHDVQPRVIKAGDSFLAGLKKSFRFHKAMGTGDSKVSVNGHPIPDRLVKKAEKRAGLIYPGDYWYDYHAGFWGVMGHPCHGIIPPFIEEFNYPMPKNCGRGNTGVIVNGRELHHKDLDLLIGRGLPSAPGSYKIEISGRVWDESSGEELDSLGKLAPTVERNKHGFGMWVPRVLAN, encoded by the exons ATGGCggaagaaggaggagaagaaactaAGGTTCGGGTGGTGCGATGCCCGAATTGCAGTGGACTCCTCCCGGAGCTGGCCAATCTCTCGGTCTATCGCTGCGGTGGCTGTGGTGCTACACTTCAAG TAGAAAGACCAGTCTCCGTGTCAGAGGCCTTGCCAGAGCAATCTGAACGTGTAAACGTCAAGTATCTTGAGGTCCGAGAAAATAGTGCAGAGAAGAAAAGGGTGGTCTTGGATGCAAAGTCGGAGACTGATCGTGAGGGTAATGGAGCTGAGAGTATGAGACAGAAGGATGTAGGTCCAAAGAGAGCAGAAAGTTCCCATGGTATTTCTGCATCTGAAACTGAACAAACAATTGTTTCAAAGGAAGACCACTCCTTCCGGTTAGAAGACTCTGCCAAAGGGTGTGTAGCACAAACCAACAGCGATGATTGTCAGCATGAGGCAATATTACCAGTTGGCAATCTTGGCGAAAATGCAGAAGCTTTAAATAAAGCAAATTTACATGAGGGAGATAAAACCAAGCAATCAGTCGATATGTTTTTCTGTGCTCAGCAGGCACAAGTCCAGAAGGGTGAGGAGAATCTAAATCCAAAGGCTTTCAAAGCAGAAATCAAACGTTACCCTGATGAAGGCCCATCTGACTATCATCAGAATTCAAGGCGTGTATGCACTGATGGTGATTGTGACAGGAAGCAGAATGGTGCTGGTGCTGGCAGAGATCAAGACCAAGCAGAGCTTCTGAGAATGATTGATAAATTGAGGAATCAAGTGCAAAGAACATGTGAGGTCTCAAGCAAGCAAAAGCTGAGTGCTACAGTTGATAGAATGACAGCTTGTGCCAATAGGTTTCCTGACAGCTCATGGTCATTGAATCGCAATCCATCTTGCCGGCCTGCCACACTCCAGGATCACAATGGTAATATGCTTGGTCTGAACGACATGCCTGGACTTGGTGATCCTTTGGCACGTAGAAGAGCTCCATTTCAGTTAGGTGGTGAGTACCCTCAGAGACTACCTGATAATTATCTTAATGGGCACTTCGATCCTGATCCTATTATGACTTATAATCAAGAAGCCTTTTACCATAAACCTGCTTGTTCATGTGCCCGTTGCTACCGCAGACAATTCTCAGTGCTTGCAAGAGGCCCCCCAACAACATTTGGCCATCAGAGGGTCCCATGTTTTGTGAATAATCATAAGTTACATCCAGTTGATGCTCCCTCGATCTTTGGTTCACGAAGTTATAATTCAAGATTTAGAAATGCTTCCTTTCATTTGCATGAGCCGCAAGCATACCAGAGGGCCATGTTCAGTAAGAATGTTGGACGTTCTTGTCAACCCTTTGCTGGTGCTGCCCCTTTTATGGTATGTTGTAATTGTTTTGAACTTCTGGAACTACCTGCTAAATTGTTGTTTTCAAGAAAGAAGAAGTTTAATCTGCGATGTGGAGCTTGCTCCATGGTCATTTTGGTCCAGCGTGATGGAAGTCGACTTGTTGCATCTGGTCTGGCACCAACATCATCTCTTTCATCCAAGAACAATGACATTGGCTGTAGCTCAGGCGACTGTGTTCAGTCTACAGATGAGAAGTTAGTTCTGCCTTATATTGTCACTAGCAGCGATAATGAGATGATAGAAAGGGCACATGGGTTGAAGAACTTAGATGAGTCAGAAAAAATGAAAGGTCCATCTTCATCTGTCACTATGTCTGAGCATGTTGACATCTTGGATAACATTTTCTCACAGGACGTTCCTACCTCTTCAGATATTCCCTTAGAACCTCAGGTTATTTCACGTGTGCCAAGTTTACCAATTCGCAAACATCTTGGTTCCTCATTGTCTGATCAAGCAAATGATGCATCTGGAACTGGAAGCTGCAGTAGACACTCAGAACAAGATAAGAATACGCCCTCAAGTAGTAAATTTAGACAGAACTCAGTAAAAGATGTTACGATGGCAACTGAGATGGACATGTCAGTTAATGAGTTTCCAAATGCAAATTCTTCTCATGATTATTCGAACATTATAAGTGAACATGATGTTCAACCAAGGGTCATCAAAGCTGGTGACTCATTCCTTGCAGGCCTCAAGAAGAGTTTTCGTTTCCACAAAGCGATGGGAACTGGCGACTCTAAAGTTTCAGTTAATGGTCATCCAATTCCTGATCGTCTAGTTAAAAAAGCTGAAAAACGAGCTGGCCTAATCTATCCTGGTGACTATTG GTATGACTATCACGCTGGATTTTGGGGTGTCATGGGGCATCCATGTCATGGCATTATTCCT CCATTTATTGAAGAGTTCAATTACCCTATGCCCAAGAATTGTGGCAGGGGAAATACTGGTGTTATTGTGAATGGGAGAGAGCTTCATCATAAAGACCTGGACTTGCTTATTGGTCGAGGGCTTCCATCTGCTCCTGGTTCTTATAAAATTGAGATTTCTGGGAGAGTTTGGGATGAATCCTCTGGTGAAGAGTTGGATAGCCTTGGCAAGCTTGCACCAAC GGTCGAGAGAAACAAACATGGATTTGGCATGTGGGTTCCTAGAGTCCTTGCCAACTGA